A segment of the Solanum lycopersicum chromosome 9, SLM_r2.1 genome:
TTttcaacaaataattaaaaacaaacaaaagaataaatggAGAAAAAGGCTCATCATTTACTTAGAGGTGGAAGAAGAGAAACAAAATATAGCCATGGATTTTCTTCATCAGAAATACAAACTTTAACATCTATTTGTGAAACAATTCTTCCTCCTATTCCTCTAAATTCacttcaaaaaaataacaaaaaaattcaaaactttcatAAAGTTTCTGGCTCTCAATATCCAATTCCTGATGAGGTATGTAAACAAATCAATAGCCTGTCAGATTTACTGTTTCTAGTCGATATACATAAATTTCGAAAAAGAATGATGGATAAAAAGcctacctttttctttttttctttccccTTTATTTGTGGtgaatttaactaattttttttattatagagtTATTCAGTTAGTTAACTATCTGAATTTTCACGATAATTTTCTCATACTATTTTTTCTAATTGATATacacaaattttgaaaaaaaatggataaagaaagttatattatttttttttctttttgaggtGAATTGAAGTATTTTATTAATCATAGAGTAATTCAGTTAGTTAGCAATCTAAACTTTCACGTGTAATTCTCTCTCGTTTTTCCTACCCTACTATACCGCTTACTTTTTCTACTTGATATGTTTAAGTGGACGGCTCTTTAGGTTAATTCTTTGGAAATAGATTAaatctttttagtttgttttttcctttttctggATTGAATTGGAGTAATTTAATGATTGGAGAATCTGAATAACTCAGTTAGATAACTACctgaattttcattttattgacgaggattttaattatttttttttttgtaggttgCTGAGATTGTGATGAAAAGGGGTTTTTTTGAAGCAAGAATGTTGGTGAGGAGTTTGTTAAGAATTCTATCAACAAGAATTGGGAGTTTGTTACTTTGTGGATTATTTTGTTTTGGAAAAAGTTGGCCTTATATTAACAAATTCTCTGATATTTCATTGGATAAAAGAGAAATTGTGATGCAAAAATGGTTCAACAACAGATTTTTTACTCCTGTTAGATTGGCATTTGTGTTTGTCAAATTCTTGTGTCTATACATCTTCTTTACTCAGGTATTTCTCCTTCTTGATCGCTCGATATCTGATATCTATATTAAAATctgattatatttgtatttatttcgAAAAGTCTTGTATTGAGAACAAAATGctttcaaacaaatataactTCATATTCAGAATTAGaattaaagatgaaaaagtaATTATCGCTCTAACGCAACTGgcttttataaatttttgtctTTTGAGTCTAAACATGACCCATATTTTTTTGCAGGGCTTTGTTGtctttttcaccttttttttaattttgtatttttctcaaaatctaAACATGGCAAGGCACATGGTTTTTGCAAGgcttttttttgtcttttcctccatttttaaaatataattttatcttgatatttgaattattgattaattctaGTTTTAGTccttatattatttgataaagTATATACTAAGcttcaactattttttaaaaatgtgaaCTTTTAATCCTTTTGCTGATGAATTTTCATAGTTTTTCGAGAATTACTAACCATTCATATTGAAATTCTATATTTGAAGATAATGTACTTCTTAAAATAGTtcaaatataacatattttctatctaaaagaatcaaaagcatatattttaattaatcaaaagttATATGTATTTGACATTTATCACTaggatcaaaataaaaaatttacgaataaattaaaaatctcgagtactttataaaattatgctaagtattttattaaaatctCGAGATACCTTATAAAATTATGCTaagtattttatcaaaatatctttCTTGATTTTGGAATTAACAAATTCCTATAAAGAATTggtcactaggaagtttcatactttaattatatcttaaattgtGCTAGTATCATGTTTTaaaatcttttacttattttattttcaaagcttcttaaaatgtgatatttttaaatgaatttcacaaaaaaaaactattaaattaattttgaggaaatgaTCCTTTTCATTACAtatgatatgcaaaaaaatccTTATATGGACAATTTGTAAGTCAAAACATGTGAATAATGAAGATgacttataatttattaatcactttttatttattgaaaaatatcacttttaattattattttttagaagttaGGTGGTTGAAAATGATTACTCATTTATTTggattttttcatataaatagaTAAACTTTTTATATGGACCTGTATCTTCTTTCAATAGAGCAGAAAAAAAGACACTTTATTGTTAGTTTAGTCCCAAGATTTTAATGTACATTATATTTGTTACACTAAAACAACATCAACAACTAGATTGTTTTCTCTTTATTATGAGGTATTTTACTCGGACTTTTTAAATATACCGAGTATAAgtcaaattcttcaaaaatgacGTATTTTTAAAGGACTTTGGAGGGCCCGAGTAACATAGAGTTTATGAGATATTCAGATATAGAAATGTGTTTGCCTAGGCGCGGAGTTTTAGAACGactaaaaaacttttaaaattttggtcCAGAACAAGTCATAGATATTGAAATGTATCCTTCTTTTTTAGTCTGACTAAAAAAAGAgagtcacataaattgggaccGAAGGATCAGTTGATGTTGAAGCTTATTTACTTACAAAGAGGGGAATTTTGGTCATCAGTTAGTTGATTTATTGGATCTATTATTTGTCTTGATTTAAAACTAATTTGCGAGTGTTTTTGACCTATGTTGtttgaattcttcaaaaatgtaAACGAGTGCATGTCAGTTCCTTCATGACATAGACGTGGCAACATGTTTGAAGAGTCCGAGTAACATAGCTTTTGACATTACATTCAACAAATTTGCATATTTTGATCAAGAAAGTTGACAAAAGAACCACAAAAACTAGTTAAAAGTGCTAAATTGAGTGTCTTTTTCTTGCTATAGGTTGGTGAAGATTCAAACAATCCAGCATGGGATGACATTGGTTATCAAGTAGACAATGAAGAGAACTCTTCAGAAACACCAGATGAGAGACCTCTTCAGAAGGGAATCATCGAAACTATATACGAGACAGAATCAAGCATTGTAAAATCTCTTGTCGAAAAAGGCCTAAAAGTCACAGAAGACACAACAAACAACATGTACAAGGTTCAATGTGATGTTGTCATTGTTGGTTCAGGCTGTGGTGGAGGTGTTGCAGCAAGTGTTCTTGCAAGTTCTGGACAGAAAGTCGTTGTTCTCGAGAAAGGAAACTACTTTGCGAAATCAGACTATTCTTCCCTTGAAGGACCTTCACAGTCCCAAATGTATGAATCAGGTGGTATACTCTCAACTTTGGATGGTAAAGTTATGATCTTGGCTGGTTCAACAGTTGGTGGTGGCTCTGCTGTTAACTGGTCAGCTTGTATTAAGACCCCTGACTCCGTTATACAAGAATGGGGCGATGATAAAAGAATCTCAATGTTCAAAACCCCCGAGTATGTATCAGCTATGGACAAAGTTTGTGAACGAATCAACGTGACAGAGAAATGCACACAAGAAGGTTTACAGAATCAGATTCTCCGTAAAGGGTGTGAAAGACTTGGTCTTGAAGTTGAAGGCGTGGCAAGAAACTCATCCGAGGATCATTATTGTGGCTCGTGTTGTTATGGATGTAGAAGAGGTGAGAAGAAAGGAACTGATACAACTTGGCTAGTCGATGCTGTGGACTGTGGAGCTGTGATTATAACAGGATGCAAAGCCGAGAGATTCATACTCGAAAAGAAAAAGTATGGGAAAACGAGAAGCAAGAAATGCTTAGGAGTGATTTCAACTAGTATGAATAAAGACATCACAAAGAGTATATGTATTGAGGCAAAAGTGACCATTTCAGCTTGTGGTTCTCTTTTGACACCTCCACTTATGATCTCTAGTGGATTGAAGAATCGAAACATTGGTAGAAATCTCCATCTTCATCCAGTCATAATGGCGTGGGGGTATTTCCCCGAGTCAAACTCTGGTCTCAAGGGAAAAATATACGAAGGAGGAATCATTACCTCGGTACACAAAGTGGGGAGTTATGATTCGAATGTAAGAGCTATTATAGAAGCTCCTGCTTTAGGACCGGGATCGTTTGCTGCTTTATGTCCTTGGACATCAGGAGAGGACATAAAGAATAGATTACTCAATTATGACAGAACAGCTCATTTGTTTGCAATGGTTAAAGACGTTGGGTCGGGGGAAGTTAGGTCCGAAGGAAGAATTAGCTACACGTTCAATGGCATGGACAAAGAAAGTTTGAAACTCGGGCTAAGACAAGCTTTAAGGATCTTGATAGCTGCAGGAGCTGCTGAGGTAGGTACTCAACGTAGCGATGGACAGAGAATCAAGTGTACAGGACAAAGTGAAAAAGCACTCGAGTCTTTTCTTGAGACGGTCACAGCAGCTGAGGGGCCAAAGTCACTTGTAAAGGATTTTACAACTTATTCTTCTGCTCATCAAATGGGGAGCTGCAGGATGGGAATGAACGAAAAGGACAGTGCAGTCGATGAAAACGGGGAGAGTTGGGAAGCAGAAGGACTATTTGTTTGTGATGCTAGTGTTCTTCCAGGTGCTGTTGGTGTAAATCCAATGATCACTATACAGTCTACTGCATATTGTCTATCCAAGAAGATAGCAGAGATGATAAAAGACGGAAGATTCTCAAGATAAGCGATCCTCAGCTACTtatcctctttatatatatatatatatactgttcccaTACGAATTCGTAATGCCTTGTCCTTCTTTGAttgttcatatatttataatgttcatttaaaattaaaacatattgtATGACTAGTATGGATTAAGAGGATatcaataaacaaaatattcaaGTTTGATGTATTTCAAGTGTGTTTTTGACCGTTTTATTCGTATATATAACACAGAAATGCAGTTACTATATAACTGAACGTGGATAACGGATCATAACAGAATTGAATTGAAGCACAAGAAGTGTAAATGACATACAATCATGATGTGGTAGAAGAATGAAGACTTCTTCTgatatttactaaaaattaatataagatCTCAGAGATACATTTTCTGatcataattgagttaagaatgagaaaaatatacaaacagGCATGGAAATAACATTAGCTTAATGCAACTCTTCTTGGCAACACCTTGAGCCATAAGGCTCGAATCATTTGTTAAACGATCAATAAAATGATGGCGGATTCTCCACTCACACCATAAGCGATAAAGTGCCTCCAACTTGCTGCTGCAGAAACTACTGTTTTCCGCTTATTCAGAAGCCTGTCTTTGTTATCCAAACACAGATCTTAAGTTTCTTCTAGCCATCAGAGTCTGTCTCGCGGAATGGCAATGGAACTGCCTTCACTGCCCTGAACTTTCCGACATTGTTCAAGTGTTCATTCTCCAACCTAaacaatcacaaataaataGTAAGGAGTCTTGTATGTTTAGCACATAATGTCTTTGCTAGCCTGCTAGGGACTTAGTGTACCTGTAGAAGTTCCAGTGACCACGTCGAATAACTTCCAATGAGGCAAGGCAAAAGTCAAGTAAACGCGACTCAAAGAATCCAACGTTGAAATGCATCACTGTCTCCACCCAAGCAACTCTCAAGACCAAATTCAAAGCCTATGatgattcaaaattttgaaaatctgtTCAGGTATATGATATTGTTATATGTAACACAAAAAACTGTCGAAAGACGAAAAGGACTTACAATTGAAGCATAGTAAATGCTCTTATTCTTCAAGACTAGTTCATCTCTGAGCAAAAAGTTCTTGGATTTCAAGTTAAAGAATCCCCAGTCCTTAACAAAATCCCAATACAACTGATAAACTGTGGCTATAACTGAAGTCACCAAGACGATCGAGAACCATAACTGTGAGTCAGGCTCTCTTGCATAAGTTAGCCTAGCACCAGCTGCTACCATAGCAGAAACATACTTTCCCAAGTTAGCTAAGTGATTTATGTCAGACTCTTCGAACCATCTCCTTGCACACTAGATAGATAACAGAACACACGAGTTAATTCACTCCGAAAACTGTCAAAGTTTGAATCTTTAGTTGTTACCATATTTACCTGCATTGCTCGCCAATAATATGGCGCGAAAGAGATAACATAAGCAAGTTCTCTGTACATCCTTCCAGATTTACACATTGGAAGTCCATGAGCTGTCAAACTTCCAGCAAGAAAATAGCAAGCTGAAGACTCCAAATGCCTCATCAATGGGATCTAAACACAGGAAAACATTCGTAAAGTTAAGAATGCAACTTTGTGGATGTTCATACTTTGCTCTGTAGTCTTTTAGTTATCATATAGTTCCTATAGTAAAGACTATATGTCATCAGTTGTGACGTTTATGAAGATTCAACCCCCTCGGACACTTAAGCAACCAGTGTGATTGTGTCACACGGAGACAACTTCACCGTTGCTCCAAAGCATAGAAGATAGTAAGGTTAGCTAACCTGGCTTGTTAGTTGATCAGCCATGAAAAAGTCTACCATGAGGACCTGCATCAATATCATTATATTTGAGAGGTCAAGAATCATTACTCAAACTACGCCGTTCATGATTTTCAGGATGTGAAAGTACCTTGTAGAACGGAGAGCAGACGATGTTACGTATCACTTTGAGGAAGTAGAAGCGCGTTGGACGATAGAAAACGTTCAACGGACATATCAGGAGAGCAAGAAAAGTCTGAAAAAATGCAAAGTGCAGGATTAGAAAGGGATGCATTTGAGTCATTTCAACATGAATGTTAGTACTAGTAAACAAGATTTTCTTTCGGTTAACAAACCAGTAGTAGAATTCCAGGAATTGCATCGACTTGGCTCGGAGAAAATCCATTAGAAAGTAAGATCAAGTGAACAACAAGAGCTCCAACAACAGAAGTCATTAAACAAGTTCCTATGAGGAATGCATCTCTGTATTTGAGAGCTGTTTTAGGTTGAAACTCAAATATGAAGTTGTAATTGATCCTTGTGCCTTTCCATAGGAACAAATTGCATCCATACATGAACAAATGCAAGCTTAGCAATGCAAACATGCTGCACAACATTACACAAGTAAACTC
Coding sequences within it:
- the LOC101256627 gene encoding long-chain-alcohol oxidase FAO1; the protein is MEKKAHHLLRGGRRETKYSHGFSSSEIQTLTSICETILPPIPLNSLQKNNKKIQNFHKVSGSQYPIPDEVAEIVMKRGFFEARMLVRSLLRILSTRIGSLLLCGLFCFGKSWPYINKFSDISLDKREIVMQKWFNNRFFTPVRLAFVFVKFLCLYIFFTQVGEDSNNPAWDDIGYQVDNEENSSETPDERPLQKGIIETIYETESSIVKSLVEKGLKVTEDTTNNMYKVQCDVVIVGSGCGGGVAASVLASSGQKVVVLEKGNYFAKSDYSSLEGPSQSQMYESGGILSTLDGKVMILAGSTVGGGSAVNWSACIKTPDSVIQEWGDDKRISMFKTPEYVSAMDKVCERINVTEKCTQEGLQNQILRKGCERLGLEVEGVARNSSEDHYCGSCCYGCRRGEKKGTDTTWLVDAVDCGAVIITGCKAERFILEKKKYGKTRSKKCLGVISTSMNKDITKSICIEAKVTISACGSLLTPPLMISSGLKNRNIGRNLHLHPVIMAWGYFPESNSGLKGKIYEGGIITSVHKVGSYDSNVRAIIEAPALGPGSFAALCPWTSGEDIKNRLLNYDRTAHLFAMVKDVGSGEVRSEGRISYTFNGMDKESLKLGLRQALRILIAAGAAEVGTQRSDGQRIKCTGQSEKALESFLETVTAAEGPKSLVKDFTTYSSAHQMGSCRMGMNEKDSAVDENGESWEAEGLFVCDASVLPGAVGVNPMITIQSTAYCLSKKIAEMIKDGRFSR